The following coding sequences lie in one Vicia villosa cultivar HV-30 ecotype Madison, WI unplaced genomic scaffold, Vvil1.0 ctg.005723F_1_1, whole genome shotgun sequence genomic window:
- the LOC131642731 gene encoding uncharacterized protein LOC131642731 — protein sequence MKDANAAKTNGRVFALRGTKDFKKDNLIRDTCLINSVELATIVDTGATHSFILLDCATMLGLELYFMDGSMVIDTPDNGFVTTTFVCKGCPLTIFDKSFVKHLVCLPLHQIDVILRMNWLKYNYVHINCFNNTLRFPKFGNGGGLMLLTSKQVSECLRDEVVMFAMFASLQSDRETASVELVIVCEFPEVFPYYISDLPLEHELEFSIELMLGTSSVSMALYRMLAFEMNELKKQLEEMLEKKFVRPSVS from the coding sequence ATGAAGGATGCTAATGCTGCCAAGACCAATGGTAGAGTGTTTGCTTTGAGAGGAACAAAAGACTTCAAGAAGGACAACTTGATTCGAGATACTTGTTTAATTAACAGTGTCGAATTGGCTACTATTGTagatactggtgctactcattcGTTTATTTTGCTTGATTGTGCTACTATGTTGGGATTGGAATTGTATTTTATGGATGGTAGTATGGTAATAGATACTCCTGATAATGGTTTTGTTACTACTACTTTTGTTTGTAAAGGATGTCCTTTGACTATCTTTGATAAGAGTTTTGTGAAGCATTTGGTTTGTCTACCCTTACACCAAATCGATGTGATTCTTAGGATGAACTGGTTGAAGTACAACTATGTTCATATAAATTGTTTCAATAATACGTTGAGGTTTCCAAAGTTTGGTAATGGTGGAGGATTGATGTTGTTGACTTCTAAGCAAGTGAGTGAATGCCTTAGAGACGAGGTCGTGATGTTTGCAATGTTCGCGTCGTTGCAAAGTGACCGTGAAACTGCAAGTGTTGAACTTGTGATTGTCTGTGAATTTCCTGAGGTATTTCCATATTATATAAGTGATTTGCCCCTAGAACATGAATTAGAGTTTTCTATAGAGTTGATGCTAGGTACGAGTTCGGTATCGATGGCTCTTTATAGAATGTTGGCTTTCGAGATGAATgagctgaagaagcaattggaaGAGATGCTCGAGAAAAAGTTTGTTCGACCGAGTGTTTCAtag